The genomic DNA ATGCCCTTCCGGGCAATTAGAAAAATAGCCAGCGCCAGCACAGGCAGAACTACCACGAAAATGAGCGACAGCGTAGCGTCCTTCGAGACGGCCATAATGATTCCGCCTATACAGAGCATCGGCGCCATGACCATCATCCGCAAAATCATGATCAGTACCTGCTGGACTTGCGTAATGTCGTTCGTCGTACGCGTAATCAGCGAAGCCGTGCCGAGCTTGTCGAATTCCTCCAGAGAGAAATTCTCGACATGGTTAAAAACCTTCGCCCGCAGCAGCTTACCGAATCCTGTCGCCGCCCGGGAGGCGAAATAGCTGGCTGCGATGGAGCAGAGCATTCCTCCAAGCGCTACCAGCAGCATAAAGGAGCCAACCTTCCATATATATGGTGTATCGCCGTTGACTACGCCAATATCCACGATATCCGCCATCAGCGTCGGCAGGTAAAGCTCGGATAGCGATTGAAAAAACACCAGCACGAGCACGGCCAGAATCGGCAGCCGGAACGGCTTCAAAAACCGAAAAAGCTTAGTCATCGTCCATCATCTCCACTTTCCCTATAAATGTCGCTCTTCTCTTTCATACCAGCCTCCAAATGCTCATAGACCTGTTCAAGCAGCGAGGCCAGCTGCTCCGTCTTCTCTTTTCCCAGACGCTCGTACAGCTCCTTGAATCTGCGCGCTACATCCTCCTTGGCCTGCTTTGTCACAGCCTTTCCCTGCTCCGTCAGCTTCACTCTGACAACGCGCCGGTCCTCCTGGTCGTTATACCGGGTGACCAGCCCCCCGCGTTCCAGATTCTTGATGAGCTGGGTAATGGTCGGCGAGGTAACCTCCATCATGGAGCTTAGTGAAGAGACGGATGAGCCTCTCTCATCCTGAGTGCACCCATACTGGATGCAGAGCAGCATTTTGATTTCGCTATTGTTCCATCCGCCAACCGCCATCTTGTGCCAGTCTGCCCGGCGAAAACGGTGAAGCGCATCAATAAGCCTCTGGGCTACCGGATCGTCGCCCATAATCATGCAATCACCCCCTGTGCATTTATTTATACTATTTAATAATTAGCATTCCTATTTATTAGTACACCTAATTATATTTCCGTCATTTTTCAAAGTCAAATATCTATGGAGCAGCAATGTTATCCAATATGCAGACAGTAAATTTGCAGGCGAAAAATGCCACAACTGAAACCGGTGATCCAGACATGACCTATACCACGCGACCTAATACCACGAACCGCGGACCGAAACCGCGACCTATACGGGAACCGAAGCCGAGATCTAGATCAGGAACGTGACGGCGACCGACACTTTATAACGGATCTCACAAGCGCTATTTGTTTGAAAGTAGCCCCTGTCAAAATGTAACTAATCTAGGGAGCGTTATTTTACTTTTTTCTGCACCAAGCAGAGGATAATTGGCAAATAGAGTGGCTAGCAACCGTTAGAATTAAAATCATCGCAAATATGTACAAATAACGTGGATGAGATCCGTTAGATCGGACTAACAGCCAAATGCCGCCTCCTTCGAGTTGTCTTGTTTGGTGGGTTCATCCGCACGGACGAGAACCTGGCCTTTTACTACAGAATTTGCTTGAAAAAGTTGCAGCGACAAGGGCCCCAATGCTCGCTTCCCTCGCGATCATATAAGAAAAAACTTCTGTCGACATAATGTCCAGGATGGTTCCACTAAAAACTTATATTCTATAACCCAATAAGACCCCGCCGCAGGCGAGGTCTTAAACATGTATGCTTTTGCTCTAAAATGGCAGCTTAATTCCCTCCAGCTCAGGGAGTGCTCTGAATTCATAGCCTTGCCGCCTAGCCTCGTCGATGATGGAACCCAGTGCCTCCATGTTATCCTTCGATACCGAGTGCAGCAAAATTACGGCTCCCGGATGCAGCTGCCCAACTACCTTCTTGAACGCATAGCCGCTTCCCTTCTGATCCTTCGTATCCCAGTCCTTGTAGGCTGCGGACCAGAAGACATTGGTGTAGCCAAGCTCTTTCGTCACTCGCAGCGTCCGTTCGTTAAAGATGCCTCGCGGGGGGCGAAGGTATCCCATATCGCTCTGTCCAGTCAAAGCGACGATCTCTTTATTTACCCGTTCCAGCTCTTCCTTGATCTGTGCGTCGGAGATGGTCGTCATGTCCGGATGGCTCCACGAGTGGTTCCCGACGATATGCCCTTCGGCGGTCATCCGTTTGACGAGCGCAGGCTGATCTTTTACAAAATGCCCGGTGACAAAAAATATCGCCGGCACCTTTTTCGCTTTAAGCGTATCAAGAATCGGTGCCGTATAACCGTTCTCATAACCATTGTCGAACGTCAGGAATAAATCCTTGCGTGAGGTATCGCCCAGAAAGATTGCGCCATGCTTATCGACGATCGGTTTAAATCCCTCCTCGTCGATAGAGGGAAGCTGCCCGCCCACGCTCCGCTTAAAGCCGAAATGATAAGGCCCGTCTGCTGCGGCCGAGGCCGAAGCTGCCGTCCCGATCGGCAGGATGCCCAGGAGACAGCATACCGCCATCGCCGTCAACAACGCCATTCTCATCCTTGGTTCTCTCCTTTTTATCATGATAGGTCATTGTATTTTCAGCTGTATAGGCAAAAAATATGCATCCGCTCGCAACAAATAAGGCTATCCTGCGCAGTCTCTTGTATAGACTGGCTGAATAGCCCATTCCATATGTCCTTATATTAAATCCTTAGCCGCGGTGATCCAGGGGAAGCACCCGTCCCTGGGAGTGGCTCTCCATAGCCAGCTCGATAATCCGAATCACATCACGGGCATCTTCGGCCGCGACAGGAGAAGGCTGTCCTGCGCTAATGGCATCTGCCAGCTTCCGGTAGAATGTTTCATAGCTCCCCGTCAGCGTCTCCACCGTTCCGCTGACAGCGAGGCCGCCGATATCCGTGGTCAGCTTGCCATAATTCGCTTCGTTATCCCGGCCCCAATTCTCGTCGCCAGGGCCTGACCCTTTCCGGAGCTGAGCTTCCTGCGGGTCGAATCCGTGCTTGATGAAGCTGCCTCGATCCCCGTGCAGAATGAAGCGCGGGCCTTGCTCCCGTACCAATGATCCGGAATGAAGGACGACCCGCAGGTTCGAATAGCCGAGCACAAGGTGAAAATAATCATTAGCCTTGCTGCCTTTGCGTTCCTTGCGCAAGTCCGCCCATACGGTGTTCGGTTTTCCAAATAACGTCAAAGCCTGATCAATCAGATGCGAACCGAGATCATAGAGAATACCCGAGCCCGGTAAATCCTGTTCGCGCCAGCGTCCGGTCACTTCCGGCCGAAAGCGGTCGAAGTGAGCTTCGTAGTACGAAACGCTGCCCAGTACGCCTGAATCCAGCAGGCGGCTAATAGTCAAGAAATCATTATCCCAACGCCGATTATGATAAACCGTAAGCAGCAGCTTCTTCTCCTTAGCAAGCGCGATCAAACGATCCGCTTCCGCCGAGCTATTCGTAAATGGCTTCTCCACGACGACATGCTTGCCTGCCTCCAGCGCATGGGCCGCATATTCATAATGGGTTAAATTCGGACTGGATACGACCACAAGCTGAATATCCGGATCGCTCAGCAGTGTTTCTACATCCTCATATACCTTCGCTTGGGGATAAATTCCCTTCACTTTAGCTGGCTGAGAAGATACGACGGCAGCGAGCGTCATACCTTCCGACCGATCAATGAGCGGAGCGTGAAATACGGAGCCCGATAGGCCGAAACCGATAAGTCCTACCTGAATTGCCATTCCTGTTCCCCCTCTGTTTCAAGTCCCAATGATGGTTTGTGCAAATCGAATAATGCCCCTATTATACCATCGGACAACTCTAGCAGCCCATGGAATGCAAAATATCTTTGAAATGCAGCGCCTTTCCTAGCAGCACTATTATTAAAACACCTTTGACAGCTCCGATTTGGCAAATGCGATCCACTCCCGGGTAGCAAACGACATATAACGGTCATCGCGCCATATGATACCGAGCTTCCACGGAATGACGGGCTTCACGAGAGGAATGATCTTAACCCGCTTATTATCGATCTCCCGGCAGATCGTCTCTGGAAGAAGTGTAATGCCCAGACCTACGGCCACCATTTCACTGATTAAGTCCCATTGCGAGCTCTCGTAGATAACATGCGGCTGAAATCCAAATCTGGCGCACTCGCCGATAATCCGGTCATGCAGCGTAAAATCTTCCCGAAACAAAACGAAGTCGTCCTGGGCCAGCTCCGCCAGCTCAACTTCCGTTCGCTCCGCAAGCGGGTGGGTAGGATGCACGACCAAATTCAGCTTCTCCTCCACGAACGGGAAGCTGCATAATCCCTCATGCGTCGTCGGCAGGACGACAACGCCGACTTCCAGCGTGCCGGAAGCTACTTCAAGCTCTACCTTTTTCGCCCCGTCTTCATAGAGCTGGATCGTAATATCTGGATACCTCTTATGAAATTGCCCGATCACCTTGGGAAAGAAGCTGGCGCCTACCATAGGGGGGAGCCCAATTCGGATATGCCCCTTCTTCAAATTACGAAGATCATCCAGCTCCGAGGTCAGGTTGTGGAACGAAGCGACGATCTGCTGAGCCTGTCCGGCAATCATCTGTCCGGCATCCGTCAACTCCACTCTCTTGCCCAGACGGTCG from Paenibacillus woosongensis includes the following:
- a CDS encoding MarR family winged helix-turn-helix transcriptional regulator yields the protein MIMGDDPVAQRLIDALHRFRRADWHKMAVGGWNNSEIKMLLCIQYGCTQDERGSSVSSLSSMMEVTSPTITQLIKNLERGGLVTRYNDQEDRRVVRVKLTEQGKAVTKQAKEDVARRFKELYERLGKEKTEQLASLLEQVYEHLEAGMKEKSDIYRESGDDGR
- the pdaA gene encoding delta-lactam-biosynthetic de-N-acetylase gives rise to the protein MRMALLTAMAVCCLLGILPIGTAASASAAADGPYHFGFKRSVGGQLPSIDEEGFKPIVDKHGAIFLGDTSRKDLFLTFDNGYENGYTAPILDTLKAKKVPAIFFVTGHFVKDQPALVKRMTAEGHIVGNHSWSHPDMTTISDAQIKEELERVNKEIVALTGQSDMGYLRPPRGIFNERTLRVTKELGYTNVFWSAAYKDWDTKDQKGSGYAFKKVVGQLHPGAVILLHSVSKDNMEALGSIIDEARRQGYEFRALPELEGIKLPF
- a CDS encoding oxidoreductase, with translation MAIQVGLIGFGLSGSVFHAPLIDRSEGMTLAAVVSSQPAKVKGIYPQAKVYEDVETLLSDPDIQLVVVSSPNLTHYEYAAHALEAGKHVVVEKPFTNSSAEADRLIALAKEKKLLLTVYHNRRWDNDFLTISRLLDSGVLGSVSYYEAHFDRFRPEVTGRWREQDLPGSGILYDLGSHLIDQALTLFGKPNTVWADLRKERKGSKANDYFHLVLGYSNLRVVLHSGSLVREQGPRFILHGDRGSFIKHGFDPQEAQLRKGSGPGDENWGRDNEANYGKLTTDIGGLAVSGTVETLTGSYETFYRKLADAISAGQPSPVAAEDARDVIRIIELAMESHSQGRVLPLDHRG
- the cidR gene encoding cidABC operon transcriptional activator CidR; translated protein: MDIRQLQYLIEVARHGSFTKAASALYITQPAISKAIKAMEDELGVVLFDRLGKRVELTDAGQMIAGQAQQIVASFHNLTSELDDLRNLKKGHIRIGLPPMVGASFFPKVIGQFHKRYPDITIQLYEDGAKKVELEVASGTLEVGVVVLPTTHEGLCSFPFVEEKLNLVVHPTHPLAERTEVELAELAQDDFVLFREDFTLHDRIIGECARFGFQPHVIYESSQWDLISEMVAVGLGITLLPETICREIDNKRVKIIPLVKPVIPWKLGIIWRDDRYMSFATREWIAFAKSELSKVF